AAGGAGTAAAAGAAGCTCAAGAAGCTGGTAGAAAAATAAAAGAAGCTGGTATTTTATTTGATGTTGCATATACATCATACTTAAAACGGGCTATAAAAACATCTCATTATGTTCTAGAAGAATCAGACCAACTCTCAACACCTGAATTTAAATCTTGGCGTTTAAATGAACGTCACTACGGTGCATTACAAGGATTAAACAAGGCTGAAACGGCTGAAAAATATGGGGTAGATCAGGTTCAACTGTGGAGACGCTCATATGATACACTACCTCCATTACTTGACCCAAGTAGTCCTGAGTCATCCACACACGATCCAAAATATCGTTACTTGGATAAACGAGCAATTCCAGAAGGAGAAAATTTAAAAGTAACACTTGAACGTGCCTTACCTTTTTGGAATGATCATATTGCTCCATCTTTATTGAAAGATGATGTCGTATTAGTTGCCGCACATGGTAACTCACTACGCGCTTTAGCAAAACACATTGAAAATATTTCTGATGACGATATCATGGCTCTAGAAATTCCAACCGGTCAACCTTTAGTTTACGAATTGAACGATGACCTAAGTGTCTCTAAGAAATATTATTTATAAACCAAAAACCCATCTAGCTTAGATGCTTGATGGGTTTCTTTTAATATTAAATAGTAATGAAATAATCAGTCCTACAAATGCAAAAATAATCCAACTTAAACCACTACTAAAAAATGGAATAGATTGTTCAGAAAAACTTAAAATAGATGTGATTAAATTATTTTGTTGCATCCACTCAGGCAATGCTCGAATTGCATCTAAAATAGATGAGATAACCGTAAATCCTATCACTATTTTATAACAATTTCTAATATTATCTGTCCACTTGCTTAACAATGATAATAAAATCAAAACCATTGCCAAAGGATAAATAAACATTAATACGGGAATAGATGCTGTAATAATCGCATTTAATCCTATATTAGAAATCATCAAGGCCATAAATAAACATCCCAATACAAATGATAAATAATGTCTATCAGAAAACATTTCTGAATAAGATTTACCAAATGAAGTTGCTAATCCAATAGCCGTTTTTAAACAGGCTACAATCACGATTAAACCTAATAAAATATTACCAGGTACACCTAAATAATAATCTGCCAATTGGGACAATGTTACACCACCATTTTTATTTAACGATAAAGTCCCTAAACTCATCGCTCCCATAATTGATAACAACGTATAAATAACACCCATAAGGACAATACCAAAAATTCCAGATTTCATTGTTTCAATGGCAATTCTTGATTTTTTTTGAATCCCAAATCCTTTAACACTTTCAATAATAATAGCCCCAAATGCTAATCCTGCCAAAGCATCTAATGTATTATATCCACCTAAAAATCCTTTTATAAAAGGAGTAGATTTATATGAAGCTTGCACGGAAGCATTTTCTATCGATCCCATAGGTTTTATAAAACTTACTAAAATGAGACAACTTAATAAAATTAAAAATAATGGCGTTAAATACTTTCCAATATAATCTAAAATTTTACTTGGTTTAAATGAAAATAATAAAACAAATGAAAAAAATATAGTACTAAAAATAAAAAGAGATAATGTTGATTTATCCTTAGGTATAAAATGAGCAAAAGACATTTCATATGAAGTTGTGGCTAACCTCGGCATTGCAAAGAATGGACCTATAATTAAATATAAAACAACAGTAAAAAAATAAGCAAAAGCCGAGGATACTTTACTCGCTAGTTCAAAAATTTTATTTGTCCCAGTCGCACCAAAAGATATAATAGCTAGAAAAGGAATTCCAATCGCTGATAATAAAAATCCATTATTTGCTAATAACACATTTTGACCCGCTTCTTGACCCATTTGAATCGGAAAAATTAAGTTACCTGCTCCAAAAAACAAACCAAACACCATCATTCCAATATATAACTTTTCCTTGTATGATAATTTTTCTTTCATATTAATTTAATTTCCTTTCCTTTATATTTTTGTATAAAAAAAAGCTTGAAATTGTATATACAATTTCAAGCTTATGACCCGTACGGGACTCGAACCCGTGTTACCGCCGTGAAAGGGCGGTGTCTTAACCGCTTGACCAACGGGCCTAATAAAAAAGCTATGGAGAAGGAGGGATTTGAACCCTCGCGCCAGTTACCCGACCTATACCCTTAGCAGGGGCACCTCTTCAGCCACTTGAGTACTTCTCCAAAAAATTTAAAACTAATGGGCCTAAATGGACTCGAACCATCGACCTCACGCTTATCAGGCGTGCGCTCTAACCAGCTGAGCTATAGGCCCTATTTAATTCTAAAGCGGGTGACGAGAATCGAACTCGCGACAACAGCTTGGAAGGCTGTAGTTTTACCACTAAACTACACCCGCTAATATAAAAGAACGGTCCCGACGGGAATCGAACCCGCGATCTCCTGCGTGACAGGCAGGCATGTTAACCCCTACACCACGGAACCTAATTGCGGAGACAGGATTTGAACCTGTGACCTTCGGGTTATGAGCCCGACGAGCTACCTAACTGCTCCACTCCGCGATATTAATAAGGAGGATAAGGGATTCGAACCCTTGCGTGCTTTTACACACCTGACGGTTTTCAAGACCGTTCCCTTCAGCCGGACTTGGGTAATCCTCCATAATAAAATATGACCCGTACGGGACTCGAACCCGTGTTACCGCCGTGAAAGGGCGGTGTCTTAACCGCTTGACCAACGGGCCAAAAATACTACTTAAAACTAATGGGCCTAAATGGACTCGAACCATCGACCTCACGCTTATCAGGCGTGCGCTCTAACCAGCTGAGCTATAGGCCCTATTTAATTCTAAAGCGGGTGACGAGAATCGAACTCGCGACAACAGCTTGGAAGGCTGTAGTTTTACCACTAAACTACACCCGCTAATATAAATGGCGCAAGACAGAATCGAACTGCCGACACACGGAGCTTCAATCCGTTGCTCTACCAACTGAGCTACTGCGCCATTAAATACGGTCCCGACGGGAATCGAACCCGCGATCTCCTGCGTGACAGGCAGGCATGTTAACCCCTACACCACGGAACCTAATTGCGGAGACAGGATTTGAACCTGTGACCTTCGGGTTATGAGCCCGACGAGCTACCTAACTGCTCCACTCCGCGATATTAATAAGGAGGATAAGGGATTCGAACCCTTGCGTGCTTTGACACACCTGACGGTTTTCAAGACCGTTCCCTTCAGCCGGACTTGGGTAATCCTCCATAATAAAAATAACTTTCAATGGACCTTGTAGGACTCGAACCTACGACCGCCCGGTTATGAGCCGGGAGCTCTAACCAACTGAGCTAAAGGTCCAAAGGTCGAAAATTTATCGCGGCGGAGGGGATCGAACCCCCGACCTCCCGGGTATGAACCGGACGCTCTAGCCAGCTGAGCTACACCGCGAAATAAACAATTACTATAAAATATAAGTAATTAAACGCGCCCAAGAGGAGTCGAACCCCTAACCTTCTGATCCGTAGTCAGACACTCTATCCAGTTGAGCTATGGGCGCTATTAATGATGCCGAGGACCGGAATCGAACCGGTACGGTGATCACTCACCGCAGGATTTTAAGTCCTGTGCGTCTGCCAGTTCCGCCACCCCGGCTAGAACTTATGAAAAGCGGAAGACGGGGTTCGAACCCGCGACCCCCACCTTGGCAAGGTGATGTTCTACCACTGAACTACTTCCGCTTATAGATGCCGGCTAAAGGACTTGAACCCTCGACCCTCTGATTACAAATCAGATGCTCTACCAACTGAGCTAAGCCGGCAAATATAAATGCGGGTGAAGGGACTTGAACCCCCACGCCGTTAAGCGCTAGATCCTAAATCTAGTGCGTCTGCCAATTCCGCCACACCCGCATATATGACCCGTACTGGGCTCGAACCAGTGACCCTCTGATTAAAAGTCAGATGCTCTACCAACTGAGCTAACGAGTCAAAAATGTATGGAGGTTAACGGGATCGAACCGCTGACCCCCTGCTTGTAAGGCAGGTGCTCTCCCAGCTGAGCTAAACCTCCATCAATACAAAAAGCACGGCAACGTCCTACTCTCACAAAGGGAAACCCTTCACTACCCTCGGCGCTAAGAAACTTAACTTCTGTGTTCGGCATGGTTACAGGTGTATCCTTCTTGCCATCGTCACCGCACTTATATGTTTTTTATTGAGTGATGATTCACTCAAAACTGGATGTTAAGTTAGTATCAATATAATGGTCCACCGCTATCTTGGTTAAGTCCTCGACCGATTAGTACTAGTCCGCTCCATACATCACTGTACTTCCACTTCTAGCCTATCTACCTGATCATCTTTCAGGGGTCTTACTTCCTTAAAGGAATGGGAAATCTCATCTTGAGGGGGGCTTCACGCTTAGATGCTTTCAGCGTTTATCCCGTCCATACATAGCTACCCAGCAATGCCCTTGGCAGAACAACTGGTACACCAGAGGTATGTCCATCC
This genomic stretch from Vagococcus sp. CY52-2 harbors:
- the gpmA gene encoding 2,3-diphosphoglycerate-dependent phosphoglycerate mutase — encoded protein: MKTLVFIRHGQSVWNSLNLFTGWVDVDLSEQGVKEAQEAGRKIKEAGILFDVAYTSYLKRAIKTSHYVLEESDQLSTPEFKSWRLNERHYGALQGLNKAETAEKYGVDQVQLWRRSYDTLPPLLDPSSPESSTHDPKYRYLDKRAIPEGENLKVTLERALPFWNDHIAPSLLKDDVVLVAAHGNSLRALAKHIENISDDDIMALEIPTGQPLVYELNDDLSVSKKYYL
- the brnQ gene encoding branched-chain amino acid transport system II carrier protein encodes the protein MKEKLSYKEKLYIGMMVFGLFFGAGNLIFPIQMGQEAGQNVLLANNGFLLSAIGIPFLAIISFGATGTNKIFELASKVSSAFAYFFTVVLYLIIGPFFAMPRLATTSYEMSFAHFIPKDKSTLSLFIFSTIFFSFVLLFSFKPSKILDYIGKYLTPLFLILLSCLILVSFIKPMGSIENASVQASYKSTPFIKGFLGGYNTLDALAGLAFGAIIIESVKGFGIQKKSRIAIETMKSGIFGIVLMGVIYTLLSIMGAMSLGTLSLNKNGGVTLSQLADYYLGVPGNILLGLIVIVACLKTAIGLATSFGKSYSEMFSDRHYLSFVLGCLFMALMISNIGLNAIITASIPVLMFIYPLAMVLILLSLLSKWTDNIRNCYKIVIGFTVISSILDAIRALPEWMQQNNLITSILSFSEQSIPFFSSGLSWIIFAFVGLIISLLFNIKRNPSSI